In the uncultured Methanobacterium sp. genome, one interval contains:
- a CDS encoding 30S ribosomal protein S3ae: MAKARRRRVRDTWKDKQWYTITTPKEFGDAEIGTTPAREPEMLLKRRVESTMRELTGDFSKQYVKLKFQISEVAGDTATTKFIGHQVTSDYVRSMIRRGTSRIDAIVKAESKDGQKLKIHVLAITIKRAKSSQQRYIRETVEKLVVNAASQKNFVELVEDIIGGKMASYVYHETKKIYPLKRVEVIKTKVIDEKKS; this comes from the coding sequence ATGGCTAAAGCAAGACGCAGAAGAGTACGAGATACATGGAAAGATAAACAATGGTACACTATTACTACTCCTAAAGAATTCGGAGATGCTGAAATAGGCACCACCCCTGCCCGGGAACCTGAAATGCTCCTTAAAAGAAGGGTTGAATCCACCATGAGAGAACTCACCGGTGATTTCAGTAAACAGTACGTGAAGTTAAAATTCCAGATCAGTGAAGTTGCAGGAGACACCGCCACCACTAAATTCATCGGTCATCAGGTTACCAGCGACTACGTAAGGAGTATGATCAGGAGAGGAACCAGCCGTATCGACGCCATAGTTAAGGCCGAAAGTAAAGACGGCCAGAAACTGAAGATCCACGTCCTAGCCATTACCATCAAAAGGGCTAAGTCATCTCAACAGCGTTACATCAGGGAAACCGTTGAAAAATTGGTAGTGAACGCTGCATCTCAGAAAAACTTCGTGGAACTGGTGGAAGACATAATAGGTGGAAAAATGGCCTCCTACGTTTACCATGAAACCAAGAAGATCTACCCCCTCAAAAGAGTGGAAGTAATTAAAACCAAAGTAATTGATGAAAAAAAATCCTAA
- a CDS encoding flavodoxin family protein, producing the protein MNKVLLLCASPRKESNTMHVLEECAKTIEENGLEAEIISLRQKKIRSCIACGKCSELHQCALKDGLKDIIEKLKEADGFIIGSPVYFGTARGELMSALQRIGMVSMSSGNFLSWKVGGPIAVARRGGHTATIQEMLMFFFINDMIVPGSTYWNMIFAHKSGEAEEDTEGIETAVRFADNVAKLILKIK; encoded by the coding sequence ATGAATAAAGTACTATTGTTATGTGCCAGTCCCCGGAAAGAAAGTAATACCATGCATGTCCTGGAAGAATGTGCTAAAACTATAGAAGAAAATGGTTTAGAAGCTGAAATAATATCCCTGCGCCAGAAGAAAATTCGTTCATGCATTGCTTGTGGAAAATGCTCTGAATTACACCAGTGCGCCCTCAAAGACGGCCTCAAGGACATAATAGAGAAGTTAAAAGAAGCAGATGGTTTCATCATCGGATCCCCAGTGTACTTTGGAACTGCCCGTGGAGAGTTAATGTCGGCCTTACAGAGGATTGGAATGGTTAGCATGTCTTCGGGTAATTTTTTATCCTGGAAAGTGGGAGGGCCAATTGCAGTAGCTCGTAGGGGTGGACACACAGCCACCATACAGGAAATGTTGATGTTCTTCTTCATTAACGACATGATCGTCCCTGGAAGCACCTACTGGAACATGATCTTCGCACACAAATCCGGAGAGGCAGAAGAAGACACCGAAGGAATAGAAACAGCAGTTCGTTTCGCAGATAACGTTGCCAAACTAATATTAAAAATAAAATAA
- a CDS encoding helix-turn-helix transcriptional regulator → MKNNLKVYRATQNLTQEELAKGLGVTRQTIIAIEKEKYDPSLILAFKIAKFFKVQIEDIFIYK, encoded by the coding sequence ATGAAGAATAATCTCAAGGTATATCGAGCTACGCAGAATTTAACCCAGGAAGAACTAGCCAAGGGATTGGGCGTAACTCGACAGACCATAATTGCCATAGAAAAGGAGAAATATGATCCTTCCCTGATTTTAGCTTTTAAAATAGCTAAATTCTTTAAAGTGCAGATTGAGGATATTTTTATCTACAAATAA
- a CDS encoding ATP-binding protein encodes MRLLKNLIFPFSAIVGQEKVKKALVLNAINPSIGGVLIKGDKGTGKTTAVRALADLLPPLKVVKGCPFNCDPHDPTSFCDSCKNDESGEIQIEEKKMRVVELPLGATEDRVVGSINIEKALKEGMKALEPGLLADANRNILYVDEINLLDDNLVDVLLDAAAYGINTVEREGISLVHPSNFILVGTMNPAEGELRPQLSDRIGLQISVQSILDIDDRVKIMERREAFEKDPTAFREEFQKYQDQILENIIEARKLLKEVKVSQDMMKVIAQLCVDMGVDGHRADIAILKTSKTLAAYYKHQEVEYIDVEEATALVLGERFHKKSLDEDKIKKQIENAVNEISDENKGDDKKKPQNK; translated from the coding sequence GTGAGACTATTGAAAAACCTGATTTTCCCATTTTCAGCTATTGTTGGCCAAGAAAAAGTTAAAAAAGCCCTGGTATTGAATGCAATCAACCCCTCGATTGGTGGAGTGCTTATTAAGGGTGATAAAGGAACTGGAAAAACCACGGCAGTAAGGGCTTTGGCAGATCTTTTACCTCCATTAAAAGTTGTTAAGGGGTGTCCTTTCAACTGTGATCCTCATGATCCAACCTCTTTCTGTGATTCATGTAAGAATGATGAATCTGGAGAAATCCAGATAGAAGAGAAGAAAATGAGGGTGGTGGAACTACCATTAGGGGCCACTGAAGACCGGGTGGTTGGGTCAATTAACATTGAAAAGGCACTCAAAGAGGGAATGAAGGCATTAGAGCCAGGTCTACTTGCTGATGCAAACCGTAATATTTTGTATGTTGATGAAATAAACCTTCTGGATGATAATCTGGTTGACGTGCTTTTAGATGCGGCTGCTTATGGAATAAACACTGTGGAACGTGAAGGTATTTCACTGGTTCACCCTTCCAACTTCATACTGGTGGGAACCATGAATCCAGCTGAAGGAGAACTCAGACCACAGTTATCCGATAGGATAGGCTTGCAAATCTCGGTGCAGAGTATCTTGGATATAGATGATCGTGTGAAGATCATGGAAAGGAGAGAAGCTTTTGAAAAAGATCCCACAGCCTTCAGGGAAGAATTCCAAAAATATCAGGATCAGATACTTGAGAATATTATTGAAGCCCGGAAACTCCTCAAGGAAGTTAAGGTTTCACAGGACATGATGAAAGTAATAGCTCAACTCTGTGTGGATATGGGTGTAGACGGTCATCGTGCGGATATTGCTATTTTAAAGACATCAAAAACACTGGCTGCATACTATAAACATCAGGAAGTTGAATATATTGATGTGGAAGAGGCAACAGCCCTTGTTTTAGGGGAGAGATTCCACAAAAAATCATTGGATGAGGATAAAATAAAAAAACAAATAGAAAATGCTGTGAATGAAATTTCCGATGAGAATAAAGGGGATGATAAAAAAAAGCCCCAGAACAAATAG
- a CDS encoding CPBP family intramembrane glutamic endopeptidase — MEIFQTHEARNNFLKLVLKIILVLVGIQFLRVILFGVLSAITQPWLSSQNIWNGLSFIIVGIILLIYFKPSLNDLGLGYDNIRLRTRILYITGFSVLSTLILSQYMSEWELHVLIFYIVFGIITPVFEELLFRGYIWSKLHESDGIISPDILTFLTVTLLFGVWQLGYIDFFIRNPVIMGNAGMLIILKIGISLVLGLIVGFLRFKSDKTYASIIIHGLWNIFEP; from the coding sequence ATGGAAATTTTCCAAACTCATGAAGCCAGAAACAACTTTCTGAAGCTGGTTTTAAAAATAATACTGGTCTTGGTTGGTATACAATTTTTAAGAGTAATCCTTTTTGGAGTTTTATCGGCCATTACCCAACCATGGTTGTCATCACAGAATATTTGGAATGGTTTAAGTTTTATAATAGTAGGTATAATCCTGCTTATCTATTTTAAACCGTCTTTAAATGATCTTGGATTGGGATATGATAATATCCGGCTGAGAACAAGGATACTTTATATTACTGGTTTTTCAGTACTTAGTACACTCATCTTAAGCCAGTATATGTCCGAATGGGAGCTTCACGTTCTTATTTTTTACATAGTATTCGGCATAATAACTCCTGTATTTGAAGAATTGTTATTTAGAGGTTATATCTGGAGTAAGTTACATGAATCAGATGGAATTATTAGCCCAGATATTTTAACATTCTTAACGGTTACACTCCTTTTTGGAGTATGGCAATTGGGTTATATTGATTTTTTCATCCGAAATCCTGTGATTATGGGCAATGCAGGCATGTTAATAATCTTGAAAATTGGAATATCTTTAGTTTTAGGTCTAATTGTGGGTTTTTTACGTTTTAAATCAGACAAAACATATGCTTCAATTATTATCCATGGTTTATGGAATATTTTTGAACCATGA
- a CDS encoding VWA domain-containing protein, with product MKLKTLKKDEQKAEAQEEEVDVKKLLKIKGKKKKRLYGKRIDSKTQKGRYIKSKLPKDSSGDIAIDATLRAAAISSQGKINVKSEDLRHKIRKHGAKASIVMVVDISGSMFSDRKANRLKGILNSVIEDANRHQDRVSVIGFKGQEAEIIIPTTRRATSFREQVDNIQVGGTTPLAAGMKKGLEILKKEKLKAEFVPLLIVLSDGMPNIGLEEGPMKDALNIAQKIKEKEVHTVVINFEQSVRYGHEVNMELALAAGGRYYDLEELKDPGSVIERIMDHERENL from the coding sequence ATGAAACTCAAAACCCTTAAAAAAGATGAACAGAAGGCGGAAGCCCAGGAAGAAGAGGTTGACGTGAAAAAACTCCTTAAAATTAAGGGGAAAAAGAAAAAACGCCTTTACGGTAAAAGAATTGATTCAAAGACTCAGAAAGGACGTTATATTAAAAGTAAACTACCCAAAGACTCTTCTGGAGATATTGCCATTGATGCAACTTTAAGGGCGGCAGCTATCAGTTCTCAGGGTAAAATTAATGTTAAAAGTGAAGATCTACGTCATAAAATTCGTAAACATGGTGCTAAAGCATCCATTGTTATGGTGGTGGATATCAGTGGATCCATGTTCTCTGATCGCAAAGCAAACCGATTGAAGGGAATTTTAAACAGTGTTATTGAGGATGCAAATCGGCATCAGGATCGGGTAAGTGTTATTGGATTTAAAGGGCAGGAAGCAGAGATAATTATTCCCACCACCCGCAGGGCCACATCCTTCCGTGAGCAGGTGGATAACATTCAGGTTGGAGGAACAACGCCACTGGCTGCAGGCATGAAAAAAGGTCTGGAAATCCTAAAAAAGGAGAAATTGAAAGCAGAATTTGTACCACTACTCATTGTACTTTCTGATGGTATGCCCAATATTGGTCTGGAGGAGGGACCCATGAAAGATGCCCTCAACATTGCCCAGAAGATTAAAGAAAAAGAAGTACACACAGTGGTAATTAACTTTGAACAATCGGTGCGTTACGGTCATGAAGTAAATATGGAACTAGCCCTGGCTGCAGGGGGCCGTTACTATGATCTGGAAGAGCTAAAAGATCCTGGCAGTGTTATTGAAAGAATAATGGATCATGAAAGAGAGAATCTTTAG
- a CDS encoding DUF2178 domain-containing protein — protein sequence MDEIVEGDNLKEGDNLDKKSGIVLKILSIFESGLFLKILSVFVTGLWIAGLILGNVYIVLLAIILLIALCTVLYIHRDNLQEIFQKGSSVVVEDERTQLINEKAATMTFGIFVAVIIYAGIILIALRDSYPQLLQAGYTLIIAAVFCFILYFTSRAYYNRKF from the coding sequence ATGGATGAAATAGTAGAAGGTGATAATTTGAAAGAAGGGGATAATTTGGATAAAAAATCTGGAATAGTCTTAAAAATACTGTCTATATTCGAATCAGGATTATTTTTAAAAATACTTTCAGTGTTTGTAACTGGTCTATGGATTGCTGGTCTAATACTGGGGAATGTTTACATTGTTCTGCTGGCAATCATCCTTTTAATTGCATTATGCACGGTATTGTACATCCACAGAGATAATCTTCAGGAAATTTTCCAGAAAGGCAGCAGTGTTGTTGTGGAAGATGAAAGAACTCAATTAATCAATGAGAAGGCAGCTACAATGACGTTCGGAATCTTTGTAGCGGTTATAATTTATGCTGGTATCATTCTCATTGCCCTGAGGGACAGTTACCCTCAATTATTGCAGGCCGGGTATACACTGATTATAGCCGCAGTATTCTGTTTTATCCTGTACTTCACATCTCGAGCATATTACAATCGAAAATTTTAA
- a CDS encoding DUF2178 domain-containing protein, with the protein MKNYQILRIIVAIFVATVVGLSVITENLLLAILAIVIGTMISYIYKKNTDEILEDERIAKVSEKASRIAIVLFSISIAFIGMFLIMLRKEYPDFTQAGFTLSYAAVALLMLYYIFYGYYDKKYGS; encoded by the coding sequence ATGAAAAATTATCAGATTCTAAGAATAATTGTTGCTATATTCGTTGCAACTGTAGTGGGATTATCGGTTATCACTGAAAACCTCCTTCTTGCCATCCTGGCAATTGTAATCGGTACTATGATATCCTACATTTACAAAAAGAATACCGATGAAATCCTGGAAGATGAAAGAATAGCTAAAGTGAGTGAAAAGGCATCTAGGATTGCAATAGTGCTTTTTTCTATTTCCATAGCTTTTATTGGAATGTTCCTTATCATGCTGAGAAAGGAGTACCCTGATTTTACCCAGGCAGGATTTACCCTTTCTTATGCTGCAGTTGCCCTTTTAATGTTATACTACATCTTCTATGGCTATTACGATAAAAAATATGGGTCCTGA
- a CDS encoding DUF367 family protein, which produces MPHKVVIYHAEQCDPKKCTTRKLAKLNQIQMVSRLNQIPRGALVLDPFSPKSVSPEDHDLVAKKGIVGLDCSWKRIDKSSAMFRGTSTHRSLPFLVAANPTNYGKPCILSTAEAVAATLYIVGLKDNAIQIMSHFKWGPHFLELNNELLEAYSQARSSREVVDIQNEFIGG; this is translated from the coding sequence ATGCCTCATAAAGTAGTTATATACCACGCAGAACAGTGTGATCCAAAAAAATGCACCACTCGTAAACTGGCCAAGCTGAACCAGATTCAAATGGTTAGTCGTCTTAATCAGATACCACGAGGGGCTTTAGTATTGGATCCATTCTCACCAAAGTCAGTGTCGCCAGAAGACCATGATTTAGTTGCTAAAAAAGGTATTGTAGGGTTAGATTGCTCATGGAAACGGATTGACAAGTCATCGGCCATGTTCAGGGGCACTTCGACCCATCGTTCCCTTCCATTCCTTGTTGCGGCCAATCCCACCAACTATGGTAAACCATGTATACTGTCCACTGCTGAGGCTGTGGCAGCAACCTTATATATAGTGGGGCTTAAAGATAATGCTATTCAGATTATGTCCCACTTCAAGTGGGGACCTCATTTTCTGGAGCTTAATAATGAGCTCTTAGAGGCTTATTCCCAGGCTCGTAGTAGCAGGGAAGTTGTAGATATTCAGAATGAATTCATAGGAGGCTAA
- a CDS encoding alpha/beta hydrolase, translating into MNENVDDLLKRITNQFCEEEGNLEKVRRDFDEFYLSFSSRGPLKITAEEDAPVPSYWIVTPQSSYHKVLLFFHGGGFNRGSTYGHQDLCQRLSQHTGFSVFSVDYKLAPEHPFPAAIEDCIQSYLWLRDEGFKTSELVVAGISAGGNLTLSTLLALKKIGEKMPLGGVCMSPIVDFKFPVVYTHLKDVNDWINYEQLDEIRKSYLNGQNPSNPLVSPICGDLEGLPPLMIQAGSRELLLCDINRFRDLAVKKEVKVNLEVWQDMFHSWQLFYSQLPESDHSLRSIGEFVNGLIGD; encoded by the coding sequence ATGAATGAAAATGTTGATGACCTTCTTAAACGTATAACAAACCAGTTTTGTGAGGAAGAAGGAAATCTGGAGAAAGTTCGCAGGGATTTTGATGAATTTTATCTTTCATTCAGTTCCAGGGGGCCTCTTAAAATCACCGCTGAAGAGGATGCTCCGGTGCCCTCATACTGGATTGTAACTCCCCAAAGTAGTTACCATAAAGTTCTTTTATTCTTCCATGGGGGAGGTTTCAACCGAGGATCTACCTACGGACACCAGGATCTATGTCAGAGGTTATCCCAACACACTGGTTTCTCAGTGTTCAGTGTTGATTACAAATTAGCCCCGGAACACCCATTTCCTGCCGCAATTGAGGATTGTATTCAATCATATCTCTGGCTGCGCGACGAAGGTTTCAAGACCAGTGAATTAGTGGTTGCAGGAATATCTGCTGGGGGTAATTTAACTTTGTCCACCCTACTTGCTCTGAAAAAGATAGGGGAAAAAATGCCCCTGGGCGGAGTTTGCATGTCCCCCATTGTGGATTTTAAATTTCCAGTGGTTTATACTCATTTGAAGGATGTTAACGATTGGATCAACTATGAACAACTGGATGAAATTCGAAAGTCATACTTGAACGGACAAAACCCTTCTAATCCCCTGGTTTCACCAATATGTGGAGATTTAGAGGGACTTCCACCCCTTATGATTCAGGCAGGTAGTCGTGAGCTTCTTCTTTGTGATATCAACCGTTTCCGAGATTTAGCGGTTAAAAAAGAAGTTAAAGTGAATTTAGAGGTTTGGCAGGACATGTTCCACTCCTGGCAATTGTTTTATTCTCAATTACCCGAGAGTGACCATTCATTAAGGAGCATTGGGGAATTTGTAAATGGATTGATAGGGGATTAA
- a CDS encoding response regulator: MADTSIMLVEDEIIVAADVKNRLENMGYAVLGIFDTGEEAIQKAGELKPDMVLMDIVLKGEMDGIDAAQKIREQFDIPLIYLTAYSDEKTLERAKVTEPFGYVLKPFEDREIQSAIEMALYKHQMEKKLKESEEKYRKLVEKFLRVSTEILNELSKP, translated from the coding sequence ATGGCTGATACAAGTATTATGCTGGTGGAAGATGAGATCATCGTTGCAGCGGATGTTAAAAATCGACTGGAGAATATGGGATACGCAGTTTTGGGGATTTTTGATACTGGTGAGGAAGCCATTCAAAAAGCAGGAGAACTGAAACCCGACATGGTTCTGATGGATATTGTGCTCAAGGGGGAAATGGATGGAATTGATGCAGCCCAGAAAATACGTGAGCAATTTGATATTCCCCTTATTTATTTGACTGCGTACTCCGATGAAAAAACCCTGGAAAGGGCCAAGGTGACTGAACCCTTTGGTTATGTTCTGAAACCATTTGAAGACCGTGAAATCCAGAGTGCCATAGAAATGGCATTATATAAACACCAGATGGAGAAAAAATTAAAAGAAAGCGAAGAAAAATATCGTAAATTGGTTGAAAAGTTCTTACGTGTTTCCACAGAGATCTTAAATGAGTTGAGTAAGCCCTAA
- a CDS encoding NifB/NifX family molybdenum-iron cluster-binding protein: MKIAVASSDQINTDHFGRARGFAIYQWNGSEAEFIEYINTNINPEEKHQWQEGLNLLRDCEVVIAVQAGMKAKYGIKKANLKLVEDEGTVEEVLERFIKHEKFMSSL, translated from the coding sequence ATGAAGATTGCAGTTGCAAGTTCAGACCAGATAAATACTGATCACTTCGGAAGGGCCAGGGGTTTCGCCATATACCAGTGGAATGGTAGTGAAGCAGAATTCATAGAGTACATTAACACCAACATCAACCCCGAAGAAAAACACCAGTGGCAGGAAGGTCTTAACCTTCTCAGGGATTGTGAGGTTGTAATTGCGGTCCAGGCAGGGATGAAAGCAAAATATGGAATTAAAAAGGCCAATTTAAAATTAGTTGAGGATGAAGGGACTGTTGAAGAAGTTTTAGAACGTTTCATTAAACATGAAAAATTTATGAGTAGCTTATGA
- a CDS encoding geranylgeranylglyceryl/heptaprenylglyceryl phosphate synthase has translation MMKVEEYLRETLKRGKVHLTLLDPEEQDPEKALEIATEAVAGGTDGIMLGGSTTDSQDLDATAKILQENLEVPIILFPGNTTGVSSYADAIFFMSLLNSTNPYWIIGAQALGSPKIKKIGIETIPMGYVIVQPGGTAGWVGDAKLIPRNKPDLATAYAMAAEFLGMRLFYLEAGSGAEQIIPPEMIKKVKMFTNHMVLVGGGIRTGEDAKKAAQAGADIIVTGTVVENTSNIKEKISEIVEGIKTV, from the coding sequence TTGATGAAAGTTGAAGAATATTTAAGAGAAACCCTGAAGAGGGGGAAGGTTCACCTAACCCTTCTTGATCCAGAGGAACAGGACCCAGAAAAGGCCCTGGAAATTGCTACTGAAGCGGTTGCTGGGGGCACTGATGGTATTATGCTGGGTGGATCCACCACAGATTCCCAGGATCTGGACGCAACTGCGAAAATACTCCAGGAAAACCTGGAAGTGCCAATCATCCTGTTTCCGGGTAACACCACCGGTGTGAGCAGTTATGCTGATGCCATATTTTTCATGAGCTTACTTAATTCAACCAATCCTTACTGGATTATTGGTGCACAGGCACTGGGCTCTCCAAAAATTAAAAAGATAGGAATTGAAACCATCCCAATGGGATACGTCATTGTGCAGCCGGGTGGAACTGCAGGATGGGTGGGAGATGCAAAATTAATCCCTCGTAACAAACCAGACCTTGCCACTGCCTATGCCATGGCAGCTGAGTTTTTGGGAATGAGATTATTCTATCTTGAAGCAGGTTCCGGGGCAGAACAGATAATACCTCCTGAAATGATCAAGAAGGTTAAAATGTTCACCAACCACATGGTACTGGTTGGCGGAGGAATCCGAACTGGTGAAGATGCCAAAAAAGCAGCCCAAGCTGGTGCAGATATTATAGTAACCGGAACAGTGGTTGAGAATACTTCCAATATCAAAGAAAAGATTTCTGAGATTGTGGAAGGAATAAAAACTGTTTAA
- a CDS encoding DUF116 domain-containing protein → MSIAEFYQIFGQVVFAAGILLLILLSVTLILGRMLIEKDRLVFPKLLLFTIDVFYGLFKKFSENLGVDAKIVDQIGVEVRNKVNEKIFRKTKPKDKILVLPHCLRHKDCEATLESSGLVCKSCNLCVIGVLKDKGEEMGYEVFIIPGSTFLKKIIEQNRFKAVLGVACYQDLNLSMMKLSKFSCQGVPLLKDGCVNTKVDARVVLEKMGVELGNSPKKSGSSCSNEPEHRGSL, encoded by the coding sequence ATGAGTATCGCTGAATTTTACCAGATATTTGGCCAGGTTGTTTTCGCGGCTGGAATTCTTCTTCTGATTTTATTATCAGTCACCCTTATACTGGGCCGAATGCTAATTGAAAAAGACCGCCTGGTCTTTCCTAAACTGTTACTATTTACCATTGACGTTTTCTACGGACTATTTAAAAAGTTCTCAGAAAATCTGGGAGTGGATGCCAAAATCGTGGATCAAATTGGGGTTGAAGTCCGTAATAAGGTTAATGAAAAAATATTCAGGAAAACAAAGCCCAAAGACAAGATACTGGTCCTTCCACACTGCTTAAGACATAAAGATTGTGAAGCCACCCTCGAGTCATCAGGATTAGTGTGTAAGAGTTGTAATCTCTGCGTAATTGGTGTCTTAAAAGATAAAGGGGAAGAAATGGGTTATGAAGTTTTCATAATACCAGGTTCCACTTTCCTCAAAAAGATCATCGAACAAAATCGTTTCAAAGCAGTTTTAGGGGTTGCCTGTTATCAGGATCTTAACCTGAGTATGATGAAACTATCCAAATTTTCATGCCAGGGTGTGCCCCTCTTAAAAGACGGTTGCGTAAACACCAAGGTTGATGCCCGTGTGGTTCTGGAAAAAATGGGAGTTGAACTGGGTAATTCTCCAAAAAAATCAGGAAGTTCCTGTAGTAATGAACCAGAACACCGTGGATCACTATAA
- a CDS encoding class I SAM-dependent methyltransferase translates to MAEQELYRKFARYYDLIYQWMDYEGEAAFIEKMVKLHQLSPGNDLLDVACGTGNHSQYLTDSFQVMGLDINPEMMEIAQEKVPEMELVHGNMREMNLEMDFDVIICLFSAINYNTSLNDLSETLKRFYDHLKSGGVLIFDLGFCTENWDEGRVFVDAVAEEDLQLARISQSRLRDGVFNANFVFLVKEDGVMDFEVDRHDIGVFPTPEVCSILDNLGFKFHIYRDYEDISWEEDSGKRPVFVCVKS, encoded by the coding sequence ATGGCAGAACAAGAACTTTACCGTAAATTCGCCCGTTATTACGACCTAATCTATCAGTGGATGGATTATGAGGGCGAAGCAGCTTTTATTGAAAAGATGGTGAAACTTCACCAGCTTTCTCCAGGAAATGATCTCCTGGATGTGGCCTGCGGTACAGGTAACCATTCCCAGTACCTTACAGACTCATTCCAAGTGATGGGTTTAGATATTAACCCAGAAATGATGGAAATAGCCCAGGAAAAGGTCCCGGAAATGGAACTCGTCCATGGAAACATGCGCGAAATGAACCTGGAGATGGATTTTGATGTTATTATCTGCCTTTTTTCAGCCATAAACTATAATACCAGTTTAAATGATCTGAGTGAAACTCTTAAACGATTTTATGATCATCTGAAATCGGGTGGTGTTTTAATATTTGATTTAGGGTTTTGCACTGAAAACTGGGATGAAGGCCGGGTTTTTGTGGATGCCGTGGCTGAAGAAGATCTCCAACTGGCCAGAATATCACAAAGTCGCCTGCGTGATGGAGTTTTCAATGCTAATTTTGTCTTTCTAGTCAAAGAAGATGGTGTGATGGATTTTGAGGTTGACCGGCATGATATAGGTGTTTTCCCCACCCCCGAAGTCTGCAGTATCCTGGACAATCTTGGTTTCAAATTCCATATCTACAGAGATTACGAAGATATATCCTGGGAGGAAGACTCTGGAAAAAGACCGGTTTTTGTCTGTGTTAAATCATGA
- a CDS encoding 50S ribosomal protein L40e — translation MARFEEAENRIFKIKICLKCNARNPPTAKTCRKCGYKGLRFKAKEPRG, via the coding sequence ATGGCTAGATTCGAAGAAGCAGAAAACAGAATATTCAAGATTAAGATTTGTCTCAAATGTAACGCTCGAAACCCTCCAACGGCTAAAACCTGTCGTAAGTGTGGATACAAGGGCTTGAGATTCAAAGCCAAAGAACCAAGAGGATAA
- a CDS encoding CPBP family intramembrane glutamic endopeptidase, translating into MKFFNSLPDRNNFLKLVLKIILALVIIQAVRAVIFCGLWTVVQPGTNIVVFQLLNGLAYIIMGIILLVYFKPSLKNLGLNWDNICLRTRIFYSLGLTLLVILAVSPYTFEWELHVLVMGLLFGIITPLFEELLFRGYIWGKISESGGMVNPNGLTLITVTLLFMVWHLGYVDVLMLHPLAKGNLAMIMISKMGIGLVLGLIVGLLRLKTGKTYASIIFHGLWNVFAP; encoded by the coding sequence ATGAAATTTTTCAATTCTTTACCCGACAGAAACAACTTTTTAAAACTTGTGCTGAAAATTATTCTGGCATTGGTTATTATACAAGCTGTAAGGGCGGTTATATTTTGTGGCCTCTGGACTGTTGTCCAACCAGGGACTAATATAGTCGTTTTCCAGTTATTAAATGGTTTGGCGTATATAATCATGGGAATAATTCTGCTTGTATATTTTAAACCCTCTTTGAAGAATTTGGGACTTAACTGGGATAATATTTGCCTGAGAACCCGGATATTTTATAGTCTGGGGTTAACGTTGCTGGTAATTCTGGCAGTGAGTCCCTATACATTTGAATGGGAACTTCATGTCCTGGTTATGGGTCTGCTATTTGGTATTATTACTCCTTTATTTGAAGAACTTTTATTCAGGGGTTATATCTGGGGTAAGATCTCTGAATCTGGAGGAATGGTCAATCCCAATGGGTTAACACTTATCACGGTAACTCTACTTTTCATGGTATGGCATCTGGGATATGTGGATGTCCTAATGCTCCACCCTCTGGCTAAGGGTAATCTGGCCATGATCATGATTTCAAAAATGGGAATAGGCCTCGTTTTAGGATTAATAGTTGGGTTGCTACGCCTTAAAACTGGTAAAACTTATGCTTCAATTATTTTCCATGGTTTATGGAATGTTTTCGCACCCTGA